From the Lolium rigidum isolate FL_2022 chromosome 2, APGP_CSIRO_Lrig_0.1, whole genome shotgun sequence genome, one window contains:
- the LOC124689523 gene encoding 2'-deoxymugineic-acid 2'-dioxygenase-like encodes MTATPAPARRRRYPVASVCLPVMNHDVGEDVVRGFRDAAAEFFTMPAEAKLPYCSNDQSKPFRLATSTTYDYGEMRYWLDYLKLQCHPVTDGLVRQWTTEPTSFRPCLTDFSVAVHELAQTMLRLIAKGLGLGADFFACALSGGDTQMNVNYYPPCSDPSLTLGLLPHFDPHLLTILSQGDVVGLQARHNRWWLLIIRPVPSAFVINFIHQMEIFTNGALTSVEHRVVTNSVVTRMSVAILIMPKMECYISKEPEILDEATNPAKFREFVFSEFMEAYYTAAASKEEVPESFRIQENYIWDYDYQHQIEITLKLIELLDWKWLCKTICKLIITRNKPNS; translated from the exons ATGACGGCGACACCTGCACCGGCTCGCCGCAGGAGATATCCTGTCGCCTCCGTGTGTCTGCCC GTTATGAATCACGACGTGGGGGAGGACGTGGTGAGGGGGTTCCGGGATGCGGCAGCGGAGTTCTTCACGATGCCGGCGGAGGCGAAACTCCCCTACTGCTCCAACGACCAGAGCAAGCCCTTCCGGCTCGCCACCAGCACCACCTACGACTACGGCGAGATGCGGTACTGGCTCGACTACCTCAAGCTCCAGTGCCACCCAGTGACAGATGGGCTCGTCCGGCAGTGGACAACCGAACCAACGAGCTTCAGGCCGTGCCTCACCGATTTCTCCGTGGCGGTGCACGAGTTGGCCCAGACAATGCTCCGTCTCATCGCAAAAGGGCTTGGCCTCGGCGCCGACTTCTTTGCTTGCGCCCTTAGTGGCGGCGACACTCAAATGAACGTCAACTACTACCCGCCGTGCTCGGACCCGAGCCTCACACTCGGCCTCCTCCCGCACTTTGACCCCCACCTCCTGACCATTCTCTCACAGGGCGACGTGGTGGGCCTCCAGGCGAGGCACAACAGGTGGTGGCTCCTCATCATCCGCCCTGTCCCCAGCGCATTTGTCATCAACTTTATCCACCAAATGGAGATCTTCACGAACGGTGCACTAACCAGCGTCGAACACCGTGTTGTAACCAACTCCGTGGTGACAAGGATGTCAGTGGCAATCCTCATCATGCCCAAGATGGAGTGCTATATCAGCAAAGAGCCGGAGATCTTGGACGAGGC cacgaATCCTGCAAAGTTCAGGGAGTTCGTGTTTAGTGAGTTCATGGAGGCGTATTACACTGCCGCGGCTAGCAAGGAGGAAGTGCCCGAGTCCTTCAGGATCCAAGAAAACTACATTTGGGACTACGACTATCAGCATCAG ATtgagattacgcttaaactcatTGAGCTTCTGGACTGGAAGTGGCTTTGTAAAACCATCTGCAAGCTGATCATCACTAGAAACAAACCGAATAGCTAG